From the Chitinolyticbacter meiyuanensis genome, one window contains:
- the clpS gene encoding ATP-dependent Clp protease adapter ClpS: MALQHQIEHEQALREQRTAPPPLFRVVLLNDDYTPMEYVIVVLQEFFAMGGEQATVVMLKVHNEGRGICGVYPKDIAATKVAQVTEHARAHQHPLQCIMEVNE; encoded by the coding sequence ATGGCCCTGCAACATCAGATCGAGCATGAACAGGCGCTGCGTGAGCAGCGCACGGCACCTCCCCCACTCTTTCGGGTGGTCTTGCTGAACGACGACTACACGCCAATGGAATACGTGATCGTCGTGCTGCAGGAGTTTTTTGCAATGGGGGGAGAACAAGCCACCGTTGTCATGCTCAAAGTGCATAACGAAGGCCGCGGTATCTGCGGGGTGTACCCCAAAGACATCGCAGCCACCAAGGTGGCACAGGTAACCGAGCACGCCCGCGCACACCAACATCCGCTCCAATGCATCATGGAGGTAAACGAATGA
- the icd gene encoding NADP-dependent isocitrate dehydrogenase — translation MSHIKVPAEGAKIVPNLATPDNPIIPFIEGDGIGVDITPVMKDVVDAAVAKCYGGARKINWMEIYCGEKAAKIYGNDTYLPQETLDALKEYVVSIKGPLATPVGGGIRSLNVALRQQLDLYVCLRPVRYFDGVPSPVKKPELIDMVIFRENTEDIYAGIEWDATSEGAKKVIEFLQEQMGVKKIRFPESSSIGIKPVSKEGTERLVRKAIQYAIDNNRKSVTLVHKGNIMKFTEGMFRTWGYELAKKEFGGVEIDGGPWVQLPNGIVIKDVIADAFLQQILLRPAEYDVIATLNLNGDYISDALAAEVGGIGIAPGANLSDNVACFEATHGTAPKYAGQDKVNPGSLLLSAEMMLRHMGWKEAADLIIQAMEKTIQDKIVTYDFARLMEGAEEVSCSAFGKAIIARM, via the coding sequence ATGAGCCATATCAAGGTGCCCGCCGAGGGCGCGAAGATCGTTCCGAACCTCGCCACCCCGGATAACCCGATCATCCCGTTCATCGAAGGCGATGGCATCGGCGTCGATATCACCCCGGTGATGAAGGACGTGGTCGATGCAGCCGTGGCCAAGTGCTACGGCGGCGCACGCAAGATCAACTGGATGGAAATCTACTGCGGCGAGAAGGCGGCCAAGATCTACGGCAACGACACCTACCTGCCGCAGGAAACACTGGATGCGCTGAAGGAATACGTGGTCTCGATCAAGGGCCCGCTGGCGACCCCGGTCGGCGGCGGCATCCGCTCGCTGAACGTGGCCCTGCGCCAACAGCTGGATCTCTATGTCTGCCTGCGCCCGGTGCGCTACTTCGACGGCGTGCCCTCGCCGGTGAAGAAGCCCGAGCTGATCGACATGGTGATCTTCCGTGAGAACACCGAGGACATCTACGCCGGCATCGAGTGGGACGCCACCAGCGAAGGCGCCAAGAAGGTGATCGAGTTCCTGCAGGAACAGATGGGCGTGAAGAAGATCCGCTTCCCGGAATCGTCCAGTATCGGCATCAAGCCGGTCAGCAAGGAAGGTACCGAGCGCCTGGTGCGCAAGGCGATCCAGTACGCGATCGACAACAACCGCAAGTCCGTGACCCTTGTCCACAAGGGCAACATCATGAAATTCACGGAAGGCATGTTCCGCACTTGGGGCTATGAGCTCGCCAAGAAGGAATTCGGCGGCGTCGAGATCGACGGCGGTCCGTGGGTACAACTGCCCAACGGCATCGTGATCAAGGACGTGATCGCAGACGCCTTCCTGCAGCAGATCCTGCTGCGTCCGGCCGAGTACGACGTGATCGCCACGCTGAACCTGAACGGCGACTACATCTCCGACGCGCTGGCTGCGGAAGTGGGCGGCATCGGCATTGCCCCGGGTGCCAACCTGTCGGACAACGTGGCCTGCTTCGAAGCCACCCACGGCACCGCTCCGAAGTACGCCGGCCAGGACAAGGTAAACCCAGGCTCGCTGCTGCTGTCTGCTGAAATGATGCTGCGCCACATGGGCTGGAAGGAAGCCGCCGATCTGATCATCCAGGCGATGGAAAAGACCATCCAGGACAAGATCGTCACCTACGACTTCGCCCGCCTGATGGAAGGCGCCGAGGAAGTGAGCTGCTCGGCCTTCGGCAAGGCCATCATCGCCCGCATGTAA
- the clpA gene encoding ATP-dependent Clp protease ATP-binding subunit ClpA, with the protein MIAQELEVSLHMAFMEARQKRHEYITVEHLLLALLDNPSAADVLRACGANMDELRRALGDFVAEHTPVVSGTGEVETQPTIGFQRVIQRAILHVQSSGKKEVTGANVLVAIFGEKDSHAVYFLHQQGITRLDVVNFISHGIAKSQANPSPAPRNESSGEEQDAEVSAGGALESFTLNLNQQALSGKIDPLIGRDAELERVVQILCRRRKNNPLLVGEAGVGKTAIAEGLARRIVEGEVPDILADATVYALDMGALLAGTKYRGDFEQRLKAVIKQLAEERNAILFIDEIHTLVGAGAASGGTLDASNLLKPALSNGTLKCIGATTYSEFRGIFEKDNALSRRFQKIDVAEPSVAQTVEILKGLKEKFESHHGVKYTLTALSTAAELSAKYINDRHLPDKAIDVIDEAGAAQKILPRSKQKKTIGKGEIEDIVAKIARIPPKNVSSDDKTQLKTLDRDLKNVVFGQDNAIDALATAIKMARAGLGNPQKPIGAFLFSGPTGVGKTEVARQLAYTLGIELIRFDMSEYMERHAVSRLIGAPPGYVGFEQGGLMTEAINKHPYAVVLLDEIEKAHPDIFNVLLQVMDHGTLTDNNGRKADFRNVIIIMTTNAGAEGLNKSVIGFTSKKETGDEMQEIKRLFTPEFRNRLDAVIPFAPLTPEIILQVVDKFLLQLELQLQEKKVEAHFTEALKAMLAEKGFDPLMGARPMARLIQDTIRKALADELLFGRLNHGGEVTIDLDADGKVILKIEEDEAAPVPA; encoded by the coding sequence ATGATCGCCCAAGAACTTGAAGTGAGCCTGCATATGGCCTTCATGGAGGCGAGACAGAAGCGCCACGAGTACATCACCGTGGAGCACCTCCTGCTCGCCCTGCTCGACAATCCGTCTGCCGCCGACGTATTGCGTGCGTGCGGCGCCAATATGGATGAGCTGCGCCGGGCACTCGGTGATTTCGTCGCCGAGCACACGCCGGTCGTTTCCGGCACCGGCGAGGTGGAGACCCAGCCGACGATCGGTTTCCAGCGCGTGATCCAGCGCGCCATCCTGCACGTGCAAAGCTCGGGTAAGAAGGAAGTGACCGGGGCCAACGTACTCGTCGCCATCTTCGGCGAGAAGGACAGCCACGCCGTGTATTTCCTGCACCAGCAGGGCATCACCCGGCTCGACGTGGTCAATTTCATTTCCCACGGTATCGCCAAGAGCCAGGCCAATCCTTCCCCGGCGCCGCGCAACGAAAGCAGCGGTGAAGAACAGGATGCCGAAGTCAGTGCCGGCGGCGCGCTGGAAAGCTTCACGCTGAACCTGAACCAGCAGGCGCTCTCCGGCAAGATCGATCCCCTGATCGGTCGCGACGCCGAACTGGAGCGGGTGGTGCAGATCCTGTGCCGCCGGCGCAAGAACAACCCATTGCTGGTGGGCGAAGCTGGCGTGGGCAAGACCGCAATTGCTGAAGGCTTGGCACGCCGCATTGTCGAGGGTGAGGTACCCGATATCCTCGCCGACGCCACCGTCTACGCGCTCGACATGGGTGCGTTGCTCGCTGGCACCAAGTATCGCGGCGATTTCGAGCAACGCCTCAAGGCCGTGATCAAGCAACTGGCCGAGGAACGCAACGCCATTCTGTTCATCGACGAGATCCACACGTTGGTGGGAGCTGGTGCGGCCTCAGGTGGCACGCTCGATGCGTCCAATCTCTTGAAGCCTGCGCTCTCGAACGGCACGCTCAAATGCATCGGCGCAACGACTTACAGTGAATTCCGCGGCATCTTCGAGAAGGACAACGCGCTGTCGCGTCGCTTCCAGAAGATCGATGTGGCCGAGCCGTCGGTGGCGCAGACTGTCGAGATTCTCAAGGGCCTCAAGGAAAAGTTCGAGTCGCACCATGGCGTGAAGTACACGCTGACCGCGCTCTCGACCGCTGCCGAGCTGTCGGCCAAGTACATCAATGATCGTCACCTGCCGGACAAGGCCATCGACGTGATCGATGAGGCCGGCGCAGCGCAGAAGATCCTGCCGCGCTCCAAGCAGAAGAAGACCATCGGCAAGGGTGAGATCGAGGATATCGTCGCCAAGATTGCGCGCATCCCGCCGAAGAACGTGTCGTCTGACGACAAGACTCAGCTCAAGACGCTGGATCGTGATCTGAAGAACGTGGTGTTCGGTCAGGACAACGCGATCGATGCACTGGCCACGGCAATCAAGATGGCGCGTGCAGGCCTCGGCAATCCGCAGAAGCCGATCGGCGCCTTCCTGTTCTCGGGCCCGACCGGCGTCGGCAAGACCGAGGTGGCGCGGCAGCTCGCCTATACGCTTGGTATTGAGCTGATCCGTTTCGACATGTCGGAATACATGGAACGGCACGCCGTCAGCCGGCTGATTGGCGCGCCTCCCGGCTATGTGGGCTTCGAGCAGGGCGGGCTGATGACCGAGGCGATCAACAAGCACCCGTATGCGGTGGTGTTGCTTGATGAGATCGAAAAGGCGCATCCGGACATCTTCAACGTGCTGCTGCAGGTGATGGACCACGGTACGCTGACCGACAACAACGGGCGCAAGGCGGACTTCCGCAACGTGATCATCATCATGACTACCAATGCCGGTGCCGAGGGCTTGAACAAGTCGGTGATTGGCTTCACGTCGAAGAAGGAAACCGGCGACGAGATGCAGGAAATCAAGCGCCTGTTCACGCCGGAATTCCGTAACCGGCTGGATGCGGTGATCCCGTTCGCGCCGCTGACACCGGAAATCATCCTGCAGGTGGTCGACAAGTTCCTGCTGCAACTGGAACTGCAGTTGCAGGAAAAGAAGGTGGAAGCGCATTTCACCGAAGCGCTGAAGGCCATGCTGGCCGAGAAGGGCTTCGATCCGCTGATGGGTGCGCGACCGATGGCGCGCCTGATTCAGGACACCATCCGCAAGGCGCTGGCCGACGAACTGCTGTTCGGTCGCCTGAACCATGGCGGCGAAGTCACCATCGATCTCGATGCCGATGGCAAGGTGATCCTGAAGATCGAAGAGGACGAGGCCGCGCCAGTGCCGGCCTGA
- a CDS encoding cold-shock protein — translation MATGTVKWFNDSKGFGFITPDEGGDDIFAHFSAINMQGFKTLKEGQRVSFEVATGPKGKQAANIQAA, via the coding sequence ATGGCTACGGGTACCGTGAAGTGGTTCAATGATTCCAAAGGCTTTGGCTTTATTACTCCGGATGAAGGCGGCGACGATATCTTCGCTCACTTCTCCGCGATCAATATGCAAGGCTTCAAGACCCTGAAGGAAGGCCAGCGCGTTTCGTTCGAAGTCGCGACCGGCCCGAAGGGCAAGCAAGCTGCAAACATTCAGGCTGCCTGA
- the mutY gene encoding A/G-specific adenine glycosylase, whose amino-acid sequence MISFAERLLGWQATHGRHDLPWQVADAYRVWLSEIMLQQTQVTTVIPYYQRFLARFPSVAVLAAAPLDDVLALWSGLGYYSRARNLHAAAVMVVERFGGTFPQDPVLLAELPGVGRSTAAAIAAFSYSVKSPILDGNVKRVLARWAGISGFPGEKAIENRLWLLAESLLPANGTQMPAYTQAQMDLGATVCTPKKPACLACPLQDDCVARQTGRQLELPTPKPKKAMPERSTVMLLIRNDVGELMLEQRPPTGIWGGLWSLPEVASTLDAEDSCRQRWGLTVLPEPALPDFVHVFTHFRLTITPQPVSVLNTAPAVQEAGVRWFSRDAALAAGIPTPLRKLLTR is encoded by the coding sequence ATGATCTCCTTTGCCGAGCGCCTGCTGGGCTGGCAGGCCACGCACGGCCGGCACGACCTGCCCTGGCAAGTGGCCGACGCGTATCGTGTCTGGCTGTCCGAAATCATGTTGCAGCAGACGCAGGTAACCACCGTCATCCCGTATTACCAGCGCTTTCTGGCGCGCTTCCCCAGCGTCGCCGTGCTGGCCGCTGCACCGCTCGACGATGTGCTCGCCCTGTGGAGCGGCCTCGGCTACTACAGCCGTGCCCGCAACCTGCATGCGGCGGCCGTCATGGTGGTCGAACGCTTCGGCGGCACGTTTCCGCAAGATCCGGTGCTGCTGGCCGAACTGCCCGGCGTGGGTCGCTCGACAGCGGCAGCAATCGCGGCGTTTTCCTACAGCGTGAAGAGCCCCATCCTCGACGGCAATGTGAAGCGGGTGCTGGCCCGCTGGGCCGGCATCTCCGGCTTTCCCGGCGAGAAGGCGATCGAGAACCGGCTGTGGCTGCTGGCGGAATCGCTGTTGCCAGCCAACGGCACACAGATGCCGGCCTACACCCAGGCACAGATGGACCTTGGCGCAACCGTCTGTACGCCGAAGAAACCGGCCTGCCTGGCCTGTCCGCTGCAGGACGATTGCGTGGCACGGCAGACCGGCCGCCAGCTGGAGCTGCCCACTCCGAAGCCAAAGAAAGCCATGCCGGAACGCAGCACGGTGATGCTGCTGATCCGCAACGATGTCGGCGAGCTCATGCTGGAGCAGCGGCCGCCCACCGGCATCTGGGGAGGGTTGTGGAGCCTGCCCGAAGTGGCGAGCACACTGGATGCGGAAGACAGCTGCCGCCAGCGCTGGGGCCTCACCGTGCTGCCCGAGCCCGCCCTGCCCGATTTTGTCCATGTGTTCACGCACTTCCGGCTGACCATCACTCCACAGCCGGTCAGCGTGCTGAACACAGCGCCTGCGGTGCAGGAGGCTGGCGTGCGCTGGTTCAGTCGCGATGCCGCGCTTGCAGCCGGCATTCCGACGCCGCTGCGCAAACTGTTGACCCGCTGA
- a CDS encoding Na+/H+ antiporter family protein — MNSVVIAVLLMLALSLARVNVVISLLASAVVGGLLGGLDLAATLAAFNGGLGGGAGVALSYALLGAFAMAIASSGLPHALADGLARAVQRGGGGRSVKWAIFGALLLLAISSQNLLPIHIAFIPLLVPPLLFTLGQLRVDRRLLACIITFGLITPYMFLPVGFGEIFLKQILLGSIAKAGLDANDVDVMHAMAIPALGMALGLAIACFSYRKPRDYNLARLARAEHEDARYTPRTLLVASIAVVVTFITQLWADSMLLGALAGFTVCVAGGALRWRDADGVFMEGMKMMAGIGLIMIAASGFAEVLKATGDVARLVAASVDVIGDSKGLAVFLMLLVGLVVTLGIGSSFSTVPILATLYVPLSLQLGLSPTAIVCLIGTAGALGDAGSPVSDSTLGPTAGLNVDGQHDHMWDTVVPTFLHYNLPLLAAGWVAVMAL, encoded by the coding sequence ATGAATTCCGTCGTGATTGCCGTCCTGCTGATGCTGGCGTTGTCGCTGGCGCGTGTGAACGTGGTGATCAGCTTGCTGGCGAGCGCTGTCGTCGGCGGCCTGCTGGGTGGGCTGGATCTCGCGGCCACTCTTGCCGCCTTCAATGGCGGCCTGGGTGGCGGCGCCGGCGTGGCGCTGTCCTATGCACTGCTCGGCGCCTTCGCCATGGCAATCGCGTCATCCGGCCTGCCGCACGCGCTCGCCGACGGGCTGGCCCGGGCGGTGCAACGCGGTGGCGGCGGGCGTAGCGTGAAATGGGCGATCTTCGGCGCACTGCTGCTGCTGGCGATCTCCTCGCAGAACCTGCTGCCCATCCACATTGCCTTCATCCCGCTTCTGGTGCCACCGCTGCTGTTCACGCTGGGCCAGCTGCGGGTGGACCGGCGCCTCTTGGCCTGCATCATCACCTTCGGTTTGATCACGCCCTACATGTTTCTGCCGGTGGGCTTTGGCGAAATCTTCCTCAAGCAGATCCTGCTCGGCAGCATCGCCAAGGCCGGGCTCGACGCGAACGACGTCGACGTGATGCACGCGATGGCGATCCCGGCACTGGGCATGGCGCTCGGCCTTGCCATCGCCTGTTTCAGCTACCGCAAGCCGCGCGACTACAATCTGGCGCGCCTCGCGCGCGCCGAGCACGAGGACGCCCGTTACACGCCGCGCACCTTGCTGGTTGCCAGCATCGCCGTGGTCGTTACCTTCATCACCCAGCTGTGGGCCGACTCCATGCTGCTGGGCGCGCTGGCCGGTTTCACCGTGTGCGTGGCGGGTGGCGCGCTACGCTGGCGTGATGCGGATGGTGTGTTCATGGAAGGCATGAAGATGATGGCCGGTATCGGCCTGATCATGATCGCGGCTTCGGGCTTTGCCGAGGTGCTGAAGGCAACCGGCGACGTCGCCCGGCTGGTGGCCGCTTCGGTCGATGTAATCGGCGACAGCAAGGGACTGGCGGTGTTCCTGATGCTGCTGGTCGGGCTGGTGGTCACGCTGGGGATCGGCTCGTCGTTCTCCACCGTGCCCATCCTCGCCACGCTGTATGTGCCGCTATCGCTGCAGCTGGGCTTGTCGCCGACGGCTATCGTCTGCCTGATCGGCACCGCCGGCGCATTGGGCGACGCCGGCTCGCCGGTGTCCGATTCGACCCTGGGGCCCACGGCGGGCCTGAATGTCGACGGCCAGCACGATCATATGTGGGACACGGTGGTGCCAACCTTCCTGCACTACAACCTGCCGCTGCTGGCCGCAGGCTGGGTGGCGGTAATGGCGTTGTGA
- a CDS encoding pseudouridine synthase codes for MAKLILLNKPYGVICQFSPSPPHQSLADYVPVKGIYPAGRLDTDSEGLVLLTDSGPLQARIADPRHKLVKTYWVQVEGEPDDNALAPLRQGVDLGDFVTLPAEVRIMAEPEGLWPRQPPVRFRAAIPTSWLEIRIAEGKNRQVRRMTAKVGFPTLRLIRWAVGEHTLADLAPGQWCELQVAVPATQAMPSRGGRSRSEAAGAARAESPTMNKL; via the coding sequence ATGGCCAAGCTCATCCTCCTGAACAAGCCCTATGGCGTGATCTGCCAGTTCTCGCCAAGCCCACCGCACCAGTCGCTCGCCGACTACGTGCCGGTGAAGGGCATCTATCCAGCCGGTCGGCTCGATACCGATTCGGAAGGACTGGTGCTGCTGACCGATTCCGGCCCATTGCAGGCACGTATTGCCGATCCCCGGCACAAGCTCGTCAAGACCTACTGGGTGCAGGTGGAGGGCGAGCCGGACGACAACGCACTCGCGCCACTGCGGCAAGGGGTGGACCTGGGCGATTTCGTCACGCTGCCAGCTGAGGTGCGCATCATGGCCGAGCCTGAGGGGTTATGGCCACGCCAGCCGCCGGTGCGTTTTCGCGCCGCCATTCCCACCAGCTGGCTGGAAATCCGCATCGCCGAGGGCAAGAACCGTCAAGTACGGCGGATGACAGCGAAGGTTGGCTTCCCCACGCTACGGTTGATCCGCTGGGCGGTGGGTGAGCACACGCTAGCTGATCTAGCGCCGGGGCAATGGTGCGAATTGCAGGTTGCGGTGCCGGCGACTCAAGCCATGCCGTCGAGGGGGGGGCGCTCCAGGTCCGAAGCGGCGGGGGCGGCGCGGGCCGAATCGCCCACAATGAACAAACTTTAA
- the mnmA gene encoding tRNA 2-thiouridine(34) synthase MnmA: MSVAKIVVGLSGGVDSSVSAHLLKVQGYDVHGVFMQNWEDDNNDEYCSIKEDSMDAIAVADLLGIDIELVNFAKEYKDRVFSYFLAEYSAGRTPNPDILCNSEIKFRCFLDYAIELGGAKMATGHYCGNRLRSDGRTELIRAADQGKDQTYFLYRLSQEQVSQAVFPLGGLQKSEVRRIAEEIGLPNARKKDSTGICFIGERPFRDFLNRYLPKKPGAMVTPEGRVMGEHMGLMYYTLGQRSGLGIGGDKTGSGEPWFVGGKNIETNELIVVQGHDHPLLLKPTLRAKDCSWILGELPMEGRYTAKTRYRQQDAACTLRHIDGGVELDFAEAQWAVTPGQSMVLYQGDVCLGGGIIQ, encoded by the coding sequence ATGAGCGTGGCCAAGATCGTGGTGGGGCTGTCGGGGGGCGTAGATTCGTCGGTGAGTGCGCACCTGTTGAAGGTGCAGGGCTATGACGTGCATGGTGTGTTCATGCAGAACTGGGAAGACGACAACAACGACGAATACTGCTCGATCAAGGAAGACAGCATGGACGCCATCGCGGTGGCGGACCTGTTGGGCATCGATATCGAGCTGGTCAACTTTGCCAAGGAATACAAGGACCGAGTGTTCTCGTACTTTCTGGCCGAGTATTCCGCCGGCCGTACACCGAACCCGGACATCCTGTGCAACAGCGAGATCAAGTTCCGCTGCTTCCTCGATTACGCGATCGAGCTGGGTGGCGCCAAGATGGCTACCGGCCATTATTGCGGCAACCGGCTGCGTAGCGATGGCCGTACCGAGCTGATCCGCGCGGCGGACCAGGGCAAGGACCAGACCTATTTCCTGTATCGCCTGAGCCAGGAGCAGGTGAGCCAGGCGGTGTTCCCGTTAGGCGGCCTGCAAAAGAGCGAGGTGCGCCGCATTGCCGAGGAGATCGGCCTGCCCAATGCCAGGAAAAAGGACAGCACCGGCATCTGCTTCATCGGCGAGCGCCCGTTCCGTGACTTTCTCAACCGCTATCTGCCGAAAAAACCGGGTGCCATGGTCACGCCGGAAGGCCGGGTGATGGGCGAGCACATGGGGCTGATGTACTACACGCTGGGGCAGCGCTCCGGTCTTGGCATCGGTGGCGACAAGACGGGCAGCGGCGAACCGTGGTTCGTCGGTGGCAAGAATATCGAGACCAACGAGCTGATCGTGGTACAGGGGCACGACCATCCGCTGTTGCTCAAACCCACGCTGCGCGCGAAGGATTGCTCGTGGATACTCGGCGAGCTGCCGATGGAGGGTCGCTACACCGCCAAGACGCGCTACCGGCAGCAGGACGCTGCGTGCACGCTGCGCCACATCGATGGCGGCGTCGAGCTCGATTTCGCCGAGGCACAATGGGCGGTGACGCCGGGGCAATCGATGGTGCTGTACCAGGGCGACGTTTGCCTGGGCGGCGGCATCATCCAGTAG
- a CDS encoding NUDIX hydrolase translates to MWKPNVTVATVVERNGRFLIVEERILGERKLNQPAGHVEQGESITAACVRETLEETAHHFAPTALVGIYQWSPPERPELTYLRFAFTGELTGHEPERALDDGIETALWLSRDELVARSAEHRSPLILACIDDYLAGKRYPLALLRDFDRQEAA, encoded by the coding sequence ATGTGGAAGCCCAATGTCACCGTTGCCACGGTTGTCGAGCGCAACGGTCGATTCCTGATCGTCGAAGAGCGCATCCTTGGTGAGCGCAAACTCAACCAGCCGGCCGGCCATGTCGAGCAAGGCGAGAGCATCACCGCCGCGTGCGTACGCGAAACGCTCGAGGAAACCGCGCACCATTTCGCGCCCACCGCGCTGGTCGGCATCTATCAGTGGAGCCCGCCGGAGCGGCCGGAGCTGACTTACCTGCGTTTCGCCTTCACCGGTGAGCTCACCGGCCACGAGCCGGAGCGTGCGCTCGACGATGGCATCGAGACCGCGCTGTGGCTGAGTCGGGACGAGCTGGTCGCCCGCAGCGCCGAGCACCGCAGCCCGCTGATCCTTGCCTGCATCGATGACTACCTGGCCGGCAAGCGCTATCCGCTCGCATTGCTGCGTGATTTTGATCGGCAGGAGGCTGCATGA
- a CDS encoding type 1 glutamine amidotransferase — protein sequence MKPVAILRHDPLQGPGYLLDFLVRHGIPHRLFAIDAGDTPPTRASEFSGVVVLGSPASVNDGLLWMRREERLLVDALHLSVPILGHCFGGQMLARALGAEVRRNPVPQIGWGRVFVTQFDESRRWFGPRRELQLFHWHYETFAIPRGARRVLFGSYCMNKGFAYGPHLGVQSHLEVTEATVRSWCAQGVSEIADHAGPAVQDAADLLADLPAKVAALHCIADQVYGQWASRLARPVLLRPHGGEGWGRALNGG from the coding sequence ATGAAACCCGTCGCCATCCTGCGCCACGATCCGCTTCAAGGCCCTGGCTATCTGCTCGACTTCCTTGTGCGTCACGGCATTCCGCATCGCCTGTTTGCCATCGACGCCGGTGATACGCCGCCGACCCGTGCTAGCGAATTCTCCGGCGTGGTGGTGCTGGGTTCGCCTGCCAGCGTCAACGACGGGTTGTTGTGGATGCGGCGCGAGGAACGGCTGCTGGTGGACGCGCTGCACCTGTCAGTGCCCATCCTCGGGCACTGCTTCGGCGGTCAGATGCTGGCTCGCGCACTGGGCGCCGAGGTGCGGCGCAATCCGGTGCCGCAGATCGGCTGGGGCCGGGTGTTCGTGACGCAGTTCGACGAATCGCGTCGCTGGTTCGGGCCGCGCCGCGAACTGCAGCTGTTCCACTGGCACTACGAGACCTTTGCCATCCCGCGCGGTGCGCGCCGGGTGCTGTTCGGCAGCTATTGCATGAACAAGGGTTTTGCCTATGGCCCGCATCTAGGCGTGCAGTCGCACCTGGAGGTGACCGAAGCGACGGTGCGCAGCTGGTGCGCGCAGGGGGTGAGCGAGATCGCGGACCATGCCGGCCCCGCAGTACAAGACGCAGCGGATCTGCTGGCCGACTTGCCGGCCAAGGTGGCGGCGCTGCATTGCATTGCCGACCAGGTGTATGGCCAATGGGCAAGCCGGTTGGCGCGGCCGGTGTTGCTGCGGCCGCACGGCGGCGAAGGCTGGGGACGGGCGCTGAACGGTGGCTGA